Proteins co-encoded in one Coriobacterium glomerans PW2 genomic window:
- a CDS encoding PTS sugar transporter subunit IIA — translation MIDFLIAGHGSFASGILSSVEMIFGSQDQIETVEFFDDETKSELDNKIDLALSRHANAKGILLFCDVLQGSPFQSAAMKALVDPRIRVVYGTNVAMVLECVSQSRIGDPSVEKLAALAVETGVAHVGIFLPESGTKEQAWQEQ, via the coding sequence TTGATTGATTTTTTGATCGCGGGACACGGCAGCTTCGCTTCTGGTATTTTATCAAGCGTTGAAATGATATTCGGCTCACAAGATCAAATCGAAACAGTAGAGTTTTTCGATGATGAGACGAAGTCTGAACTCGATAACAAGATAGACTTAGCTCTCTCTCGACATGCCAACGCGAAGGGAATCTTACTTTTTTGCGATGTGTTGCAGGGAAGCCCCTTCCAAAGCGCGGCAATGAAAGCACTGGTCGATCCTAGAATTCGCGTTGTATACGGAACAAATGTCGCAATGGTGCTCGAATGCGTATCACAATCGAGAATTGGCGATCCTAGCGTCGAAAAACTAGCTGCTTTGGCGGTTGAAACTGGCGTGGCACACGTCGGCATCTTCCTTCCGGAGAGCGGCACCAAAGAGCAGGCGTGGCAGGAGCAGTAG
- a CDS encoding PTS system mannose/fructose/N-acetylgalactosamine-transporter subunit IIB, whose amino-acid sequence MAIIDTRIDDRLIHGQVCSFWIPEYSLDRIVIVDDAIAQDETRKTALRFGCPERCKLSIFNATKAADKFSQQIDRGTRVMILTGHPQPILAMVQNGFKVDHVTVGNMSTKSNANQIRKTVFVSAEEWQAFHRLALAGIPIFNQMIPTDARENITDLFQSEHC is encoded by the coding sequence ATGGCCATCATAGATACTCGTATTGATGACAGACTTATTCACGGTCAAGTCTGCAGCTTCTGGATTCCTGAGTATTCGCTCGATCGCATCGTAATTGTTGACGATGCGATCGCGCAAGATGAAACCCGGAAAACAGCACTCCGGTTTGGTTGCCCCGAACGATGCAAGCTCTCAATTTTCAACGCTACGAAAGCAGCTGACAAATTCTCTCAACAAATTGATCGTGGTACCCGGGTCATGATCCTTACAGGTCATCCACAGCCGATCCTTGCAATGGTGCAAAACGGGTTTAAAGTCGATCATGTTACCGTGGGGAACATGTCAACAAAGTCAAATGCGAATCAGATCAGAAAGACCGTATTCGTCTCAGCCGAGGAATGGCAAGCGTTTCACAGACTTGCTCTGGCAGGAATACCTATCTTCAATCAGATGATTCCAACCGATGCACGAGAGAATATCACCGATCTCTTTCAATCAGAGCACTGTTAG
- a CDS encoding DUF4867 family protein, giving the protein MRVESVFSDEFRRYGRVWQDIPEELTTSVTTALETSTPMPVATDYVASEPALETLSCAEALKLVLYGGRSAQLGWCNGHNTQLNCLEYHRSSEFNLGARDFILLVAGLDQIESGSLETTLVRAFRVPAGVMVEVFATTLHYAPCQVDEDGFRVMVALPQGTNAPRPQIDPSLAAGDADLLWAADKWLLAHAHSSEASQGAHIGLIGENIDLAHVSMR; this is encoded by the coding sequence ATGAGGGTTGAATCGGTATTCAGCGATGAATTTCGCAGGTATGGCAGGGTCTGGCAAGACATCCCCGAGGAACTCACCACATCGGTGACGACGGCGCTCGAGACCTCGACTCCGATGCCCGTCGCAACCGATTATGTGGCGAGCGAACCCGCACTCGAGACGCTTTCGTGCGCCGAAGCGCTGAAGCTTGTGCTCTATGGCGGTCGATCGGCGCAGCTCGGTTGGTGCAACGGTCACAACACCCAGCTCAACTGCCTCGAGTATCATCGCTCGAGCGAGTTCAATCTCGGCGCGCGCGATTTCATCCTGCTTGTGGCGGGTCTCGATCAAATCGAGTCCGGATCGCTTGAAACGACGCTCGTGCGCGCCTTTCGGGTGCCGGCGGGGGTGATGGTCGAGGTCTTTGCCACCACACTGCACTACGCCCCATGCCAAGTCGATGAGGATGGTTTTCGGGTCATGGTGGCGCTGCCGCAGGGCACCAACGCTCCAAGGCCTCAGATCGACCCTTCGCTCGCCGCCGGCGATGCGGATCTGCTCTGGGCGGCGGACAAGTGGCTGCTCGCCCATGCTCATAGCTCGGAGGCATCCCAAGGTGCCCACATCGGACTTATAGGAGAAAATATCGATCTGGCTCACGTATCGATGCGTTAG
- a CDS encoding L-fucose/L-arabinose isomerase family protein, giving the protein MLESSNIPQVRLGLIAVSRDCFPIELSERRRSAIAAACAERELAVTEIKTTVQSEAEMLAAVDEARAAGVNALTVFLGNFGPETPETLIAQRFDGPCMFVAAAEGDGDLVNGRGDAFCGMLNCSYNLGMRHITAHIPSYPIGTAEDIAQMMADFVPVARTVIGVSDLKIITFGPRPQDFFACNAPIKGLYELGVEVEENSELDLLVSYKEHTDDPRIEAVCQDMAAEMGEGNYYPDMLARMAQFEITLLDWAEQHKGSRSYVAFADKCWPAFPSQFGFEPCYVNSRLVSRGIPVACEVDIYGALSEYIGMCASGDTVTLLDINNSVPQTMYEESIKGKFDHGYRLTDTFMGFHCGNTPSCKMCADRAVKYQLIQHRLLEPEGSDPDFTRGTLEGDIASSEITFFRLQCDSEGCLRSYIAQGEILPVRTGSFGGIAVFGIPEMGRFYRHVLLEKHYPHHGAVAFNHCGRALFDIFRYLGIGDIAYNQPASLPYPTENPF; this is encoded by the coding sequence ATGCTGGAATCAAGCAACATCCCCCAGGTCAGACTCGGACTCATCGCCGTATCGCGCGATTGCTTCCCGATCGAGCTTTCCGAGCGCCGCCGCTCCGCCATCGCAGCCGCCTGCGCTGAGCGGGAGCTCGCTGTGACTGAGATCAAGACGACAGTCCAATCCGAGGCAGAGATGCTGGCCGCCGTCGACGAGGCGCGCGCAGCCGGTGTCAACGCTCTCACGGTCTTCCTCGGCAACTTCGGTCCGGAGACACCTGAGACGCTGATCGCTCAGCGCTTCGACGGGCCCTGCATGTTCGTCGCCGCAGCCGAGGGCGATGGCGATCTGGTCAACGGCCGCGGTGATGCGTTCTGCGGAATGCTCAACTGCAGCTACAACTTGGGGATGCGGCATATCACAGCACATATCCCCTCCTATCCGATCGGCACCGCCGAGGACATCGCTCAGATGATGGCGGACTTCGTACCGGTAGCTCGTACCGTCATCGGTGTCTCCGATCTCAAGATCATCACCTTCGGCCCGCGTCCGCAGGACTTCTTCGCGTGCAACGCTCCCATCAAGGGACTCTATGAGCTGGGCGTGGAGGTTGAGGAGAATTCCGAACTCGATTTGCTGGTCTCCTATAAAGAGCACACTGATGATCCCCGCATCGAAGCGGTCTGTCAGGATATGGCAGCCGAGATGGGGGAGGGCAATTACTACCCGGATATGCTTGCCCGAATGGCGCAGTTTGAGATCACTCTGCTCGACTGGGCCGAGCAGCACAAGGGCAGCCGTAGTTATGTCGCGTTCGCCGACAAGTGCTGGCCGGCGTTTCCGAGTCAGTTCGGTTTCGAACCGTGCTACGTGAACAGCCGTCTGGTCTCGCGCGGCATCCCCGTGGCGTGTGAGGTCGACATCTACGGCGCGCTCTCCGAATACATCGGCATGTGCGCCAGCGGAGATACCGTCACGCTGCTCGACATCAACAATTCGGTGCCGCAGACCATGTACGAGGAGTCCATCAAGGGCAAGTTCGACCACGGCTACCGGCTCACCGACACGTTCATGGGCTTTCACTGCGGCAACACGCCCAGCTGCAAGATGTGTGCAGACCGCGCCGTGAAGTATCAGCTGATACAGCATCGTCTGCTCGAGCCCGAGGGAAGCGATCCAGATTTCACGCGCGGCACCCTCGAGGGAGACATCGCTTCGAGTGAGATCACGTTTTTCCGGCTCCAATGCGATTCGGAGGGCTGCCTGCGCAGCTACATCGCTCAAGGCGAGATCCTTCCGGTCCGTACCGGATCATTCGGCGGCATCGCCGTGTTCGGGATTCCAGAGATGGGACGGTTCTATAGGCACGTGCTTCTCGAGAAGCACTATCCGCATCACGGTGCCGTGGCGTTCAACCACTGCGGCCGTGCGCTGTTCGACATCTTCCGGTATCTGGGGATCGGCGACATCGCCTACAATCAACCGGCGAGCCTGCCGTATCCCACGGAGAATCCGTTCTAG
- the yicI gene encoding alpha-xylosidase produces the protein MKFTNGYWLARDGIEISSPQEVYDFDVTDQSVTVFAPYRHIKVRGDTLNLGMSTIHVTSPQENVLAVKLVHFDQLPKAPCFNINDQHRSLDTSVSDTEMTISAGELTARLPLGKRDFKIEFTANDRVLTASEYGAQAEICDRNDRKHYMREQLSLNIGALVYGLGERFTPFVKNGQVVDIWNQDGGTGSEQAYKNIPFYLTNDGYGVYVNHPERVSYEVASENVSRVQFSVEGQALEYYVIYGPTPKEILERYASLTGKPALPPAWSFGLWLSTSFTTDYSEKTVMKFIDGMQERGIPLDVFHFDCFWMKGFEWTNFEWDTEQFPDPEGMLERIHGKGLKVCVWINPYIAQKSSLFAEGKQQGYFIKHSDGNVWQWDLWQAGQGVVDFTNPQAVEWYKDYLRALLDMGVDTFKTDFGERIPTEDAVYFDGSDPEKMHNYYAYLYNEAVFDVLKEKKGDGEAVVFARSATVGSQKYPVHWGGDNLSRYTSMADSLRGGLSFLLCGFGFWSHDIGGFEDTATADIYKRWTQFGLLSSHSRYHGNIEYRVPWTYDSEAVDVTRAFVKLKLSLMPYLYAEAVHTHETGIPLMRPVFLEFPEDVNSFGLDRQYMLGRNLMVAPIFNDEGAVKYYLPEGIWTNILTGKVYDVEKNGAWFDERYDYLTLPLLARENSMLLMNPSAEHADYPYPDAPELHVFQLADGRHEQRVVDQRGNACGSMVLCRHGRDVSIDVGALSSLPKIVMHEKDQTIKFDITASEQTITL, from the coding sequence ATGAAATTCACCAATGGATATTGGCTTGCACGCGATGGAATTGAAATCTCAAGTCCTCAAGAAGTGTACGATTTCGATGTCACAGACCAATCCGTTACCGTGTTCGCGCCCTATAGGCACATCAAGGTGCGGGGCGATACGCTTAATTTGGGAATGAGCACCATTCATGTCACGTCTCCGCAGGAAAACGTTCTGGCGGTAAAACTTGTTCATTTCGACCAGTTGCCAAAAGCACCGTGTTTCAACATCAATGACCAGCACCGCTCGTTGGATACCAGCGTGAGCGATACGGAGATGACGATTTCGGCGGGCGAGCTGACAGCGCGGCTCCCTCTGGGCAAACGCGATTTCAAGATCGAGTTCACAGCAAACGATCGGGTGCTGACGGCATCAGAATATGGCGCGCAGGCAGAGATCTGCGACCGCAACGATCGAAAACACTATATGCGAGAGCAGCTATCGTTGAATATAGGTGCGCTGGTGTATGGATTGGGCGAGCGCTTCACACCGTTTGTGAAAAACGGACAGGTAGTTGATATCTGGAACCAAGACGGCGGAACGGGCAGCGAGCAAGCATATAAAAACATTCCGTTTTATCTCACCAACGATGGATACGGTGTATACGTCAATCACCCGGAGCGCGTCTCCTATGAAGTCGCGTCTGAAAACGTGTCACGCGTTCAATTCAGCGTCGAGGGTCAGGCTCTCGAGTATTATGTGATCTACGGACCCACACCAAAGGAGATCTTGGAACGGTATGCGAGTTTGACCGGCAAGCCGGCGCTTCCACCAGCATGGTCCTTCGGTCTTTGGCTCTCGACGTCGTTTACGACGGACTACAGCGAGAAGACGGTAATGAAGTTCATCGATGGCATGCAGGAGCGCGGGATCCCACTCGATGTGTTCCACTTCGACTGCTTTTGGATGAAGGGGTTCGAGTGGACGAACTTTGAATGGGATACCGAGCAGTTCCCCGACCCCGAGGGTATGCTTGAGCGCATACACGGCAAGGGTCTCAAGGTGTGCGTATGGATCAATCCCTATATCGCTCAAAAATCATCGTTATTCGCAGAGGGGAAGCAACAGGGCTACTTTATCAAGCACAGTGATGGCAACGTATGGCAATGGGATCTATGGCAAGCTGGTCAAGGCGTCGTCGATTTCACCAATCCCCAGGCGGTGGAATGGTACAAGGACTATCTGCGCGCCTTGCTCGACATGGGGGTTGATACCTTCAAGACCGATTTCGGCGAGAGAATCCCAACGGAAGACGCCGTCTATTTCGATGGTTCCGATCCGGAGAAGATGCATAATTATTACGCATATCTGTATAACGAAGCAGTCTTCGATGTGCTGAAGGAAAAGAAAGGCGACGGCGAGGCGGTCGTTTTCGCTCGTTCAGCAACAGTGGGATCACAAAAATACCCGGTGCATTGGGGTGGTGACAACCTTTCCCGTTATACATCGATGGCAGATTCGCTTCGAGGAGGACTTTCATTTCTGCTTTGCGGATTCGGGTTCTGGAGTCACGATATCGGTGGATTTGAAGATACGGCAACGGCGGACATCTACAAACGCTGGACGCAGTTCGGTCTCCTTTCTTCCCACAGCCGATATCATGGGAATATCGAGTATCGTGTCCCATGGACCTATGATTCTGAGGCCGTTGATGTGACACGGGCATTTGTCAAGCTCAAATTGAGCCTCATGCCCTATCTCTACGCGGAGGCCGTGCATACCCACGAGACGGGCATCCCCTTGATGCGTCCGGTCTTTCTCGAGTTTCCTGAAGATGTGAACAGCTTTGGCCTCGATAGACAATACATGCTCGGTCGGAATCTGATGGTCGCTCCTATCTTCAACGATGAGGGCGCAGTGAAGTACTACCTTCCTGAAGGGATCTGGACCAACATTCTGACCGGAAAGGTGTACGACGTCGAAAAGAACGGTGCCTGGTTCGATGAGCGATATGATTATCTGACGCTTCCGCTTCTGGCACGTGAGAACAGCATGCTTCTCATGAATCCGAGCGCAGAGCATGCTGATTACCCGTATCCGGATGCACCCGAACTTCATGTTTTCCAGCTTGCAGATGGCAGACATGAGCAGCGTGTCGTCGATCAAAGGGGAAACGCATGCGGAAGCATGGTGCTTTGCCGGCATGGTAGAGATGTGTCGATCGATGTAGGAGCCTTGAGTTCGTTGCCCAAGATCGTGATGCATGAGAAAGATCAGACGATCAAGTTCGATATCACCGCCTCCGAGCAGACGATTACGCTCTAG
- the xylB gene encoding xylulokinase, with protein MYYIGIDLGTSAVKLLLVREDGGIENTVSKAYPVEYPHPGWSQQDPRVWWDAVRAGVRELIAGRDAALVRGIGCGGQMHGLVVLDADDAVIRPCILWNDGRTEAEVAYLNEEIGRDRISSLTGNIAFAGFTAPKLLWMRAHEPGEFARIAKIMLPKDYLSYQLTGVHATDFSDASGTLLLDVEHRRWSTEMLDICGVSEKQMPALLDGADAIGTVDPNVARQLGLPPGVTVAAGAGDNAAAAVGCGAVASGSCNISLGTSGTVFIPSDSFRVDAQNALHSFDYIEGRFHLMGCILSAASCSGWFLGDILRSEDFDAQERPVDPSRVSSDLPYFLPYLMGERSPHNDTSARGAFIGLRADTPRSDMVRAVREGVAFAIRDCVDVARAEGIEIRRSTLCGGGARSALMRQILASVLDIDLDLLQTEQGPGYGAAALAMVACKDQRDVQTCARDIARIKETVSPDPELTGAYEQRYRIWRQLYPALRPIYREMGESHEG; from the coding sequence GTGTATTACATCGGTATAGACCTGGGTACCTCAGCGGTGAAGTTGCTGCTGGTCAGGGAGGACGGAGGCATCGAGAACACCGTCTCCAAGGCTTATCCGGTCGAATATCCGCATCCGGGCTGGAGCCAGCAGGATCCGAGGGTCTGGTGGGATGCGGTGAGGGCCGGTGTTCGCGAACTCATCGCAGGCCGCGACGCGGCTCTCGTGCGCGGCATCGGATGTGGCGGCCAGATGCACGGCTTGGTTGTTCTCGACGCCGACGACGCGGTCATACGGCCATGCATCCTGTGGAACGATGGGCGCACAGAAGCCGAGGTCGCTTATCTCAACGAAGAGATAGGGCGTGACAGGATATCCTCGTTGACCGGCAACATAGCGTTTGCGGGCTTCACGGCACCCAAGCTCCTGTGGATGCGCGCTCATGAGCCGGGTGAGTTCGCCCGGATCGCCAAGATCATGCTTCCCAAAGACTACCTGTCCTATCAGCTGACGGGCGTGCACGCGACCGATTTCTCGGACGCCTCCGGTACGCTGCTGCTCGATGTCGAGCATCGCCGTTGGAGCACGGAGATGCTCGACATCTGCGGGGTCAGCGAGAAGCAGATGCCCGCGCTTCTCGACGGCGCCGACGCCATCGGGACCGTGGATCCCAATGTCGCACGGCAGCTGGGTCTACCGCCTGGAGTCACCGTCGCAGCCGGTGCCGGTGATAACGCGGCGGCGGCTGTGGGCTGCGGTGCCGTGGCTTCTGGCTCATGCAACATCAGCCTCGGAACATCGGGCACGGTCTTCATCCCGAGCGACAGCTTTCGGGTGGATGCCCAAAACGCGCTTCACTCCTTTGATTACATCGAGGGCCGCTTCCATCTCATGGGATGCATATTGTCGGCTGCGAGCTGCTCGGGATGGTTTCTGGGCGATATCCTGCGCAGCGAGGACTTCGATGCGCAGGAAAGGCCTGTCGATCCGAGTCGGGTGAGCTCTGATCTGCCGTATTTCCTGCCGTATCTCATGGGAGAACGCAGTCCGCACAACGACACATCCGCACGCGGCGCCTTCATCGGTCTGCGAGCGGACACACCGCGCTCAGATATGGTCCGTGCGGTCCGCGAGGGGGTCGCGTTCGCGATTCGGGATTGCGTCGATGTCGCGCGCGCCGAGGGAATCGAGATTCGCCGCAGCACGCTGTGCGGCGGCGGAGCCAGAAGCGCGCTGATGCGCCAGATCTTAGCGAGCGTCTTGGATATCGATCTCGATCTGCTCCAGACCGAGCAGGGGCCGGGTTACGGTGCGGCTGCGCTTGCGATGGTGGCATGCAAAGACCAGCGAGATGTTCAGACGTGCGCGCGCGATATCGCGCGGATCAAAGAGACGGTCTCACCCGATCCCGAGCTGACGGGAGCGTATGAGCAACGCTATCGCATCTGGCGGCAGCTGTATCCGGCACTGAGACCGATCTATCGCGAGATGGGAGAGAGTCATGAGGGTTGA
- a CDS encoding MFS transporter, translating to MLKSIQAPNLVPWKERFSYASSDFACNLAFSMIGTYLMYFYTDVFGISAVAVGTLFLVARVVDAIDGPFWGIMIDRTHTRWGKSRPYFLWFSIPFAVFCVLCFTTPDLSISNKIIWAYVTYIGVDVLYSAVNIPITSILPSLTNNSDERVVLSTIRQFFGTAGATIVTVAALPLVRAFGQGNEQVGFFRTMIMLAAISAVLLLMTFKNTRERVQTSSSNKTVSIRESVKALKRNWPWAIVIFINFVYWIGMQTKSQVTVYFFKYNMHDAGLASFILGLQVVALLAVLVTPYTARKIGKRNTMLGGMVLAIAGQLILSIGAHSLSVPIIVIATVVGYLGTGFVSGLIAVMLADSVDYGEWKNGVRAEGIVTSFSSFSAKLGMGIGGAVTGAILSMGGYIANATQSSGALSAIEANYIWVPIVGFALSVIALLFYRVDSIEERMQHDLEVKHAHE from the coding sequence ATGTTGAAGTCAATACAGGCGCCCAATCTCGTTCCATGGAAGGAACGATTCAGCTATGCATCGAGTGATTTCGCTTGCAATCTGGCGTTTTCGATGATCGGCACCTATCTGATGTATTTCTACACAGATGTATTCGGCATCTCTGCCGTAGCGGTTGGAACACTGTTTCTGGTTGCTCGTGTCGTCGATGCGATCGATGGTCCATTCTGGGGCATCATGATCGATCGCACGCACACGCGGTGGGGTAAGAGCAGACCGTACTTCTTATGGTTCTCGATCCCCTTTGCCGTTTTTTGCGTGCTGTGCTTCACTACGCCTGATCTGAGCATATCCAACAAGATCATTTGGGCATATGTGACCTATATTGGAGTCGATGTCCTATACTCGGCTGTCAACATTCCCATCACCTCCATCCTTCCCAGTCTCACGAACAATTCGGACGAGCGAGTGGTTCTCAGCACGATTCGTCAGTTTTTTGGAACCGCTGGCGCCACCATTGTTACGGTTGCCGCGCTACCTCTGGTCAGAGCCTTTGGACAGGGCAACGAGCAGGTAGGGTTCTTCCGCACCATGATCATGCTGGCGGCGATCTCCGCCGTGCTCCTCTTGATGACATTCAAAAACACGCGCGAGCGAGTTCAAACAAGCTCATCGAACAAAACCGTCTCCATCCGGGAATCGGTCAAGGCGCTTAAAAGGAACTGGCCTTGGGCGATCGTGATCTTCATTAATTTCGTTTACTGGATCGGGATGCAGACGAAGTCGCAGGTCACGGTTTATTTCTTCAAATACAACATGCATGATGCCGGCTTGGCCTCATTCATTCTCGGTTTGCAGGTGGTGGCGTTGTTAGCGGTGCTTGTCACGCCATATACCGCGCGGAAGATCGGGAAGCGCAACACGATGCTTGGTGGAATGGTGCTCGCGATCGCGGGTCAGCTTATTTTGAGCATCGGTGCGCATTCGCTGAGTGTTCCCATCATCGTGATTGCAACCGTGGTTGGTTATCTGGGGACCGGATTCGTTTCAGGTCTGATCGCTGTGATGCTCGCGGATTCTGTTGACTACGGCGAGTGGAAAAACGGGGTGCGCGCGGAGGGAATCGTCACCTCGTTTTCCAGCTTCAGCGCAAAGCTGGGAATGGGAATCGGAGGTGCTGTGACCGGTGCGATCCTCAGCATGGGTGGCTATATCGCAAATGCGACCCAAAGCAGCGGCGCGCTCAGTGCCATCGAGGCGAACTATATCTGGGTGCCCATAGTGGGGTTCGCACTTTCTGTGATCGCGCTGCTGTTCTACCGTGTGGACAGCATAGAGGAACGCATGCAGCACGATCTCGAGGTCAAACATGCACATGAATAA
- a CDS encoding GntR family transcriptional regulator, translated as MQASYIVIDRSLPVPLYKQLEDSVTRAIGSGILKAGDKLPTEDDLDETFNLSRPVVRQAYGSLVSAGLIVRERARGSFVKAQNYGMFANKILSFSQEMLLLGHAPATRVLEFSRAPLPSDVAGDRCASGGTWFFLERVRYTDGNPSVYLRTWIPSERFPDIENHDFSVESLYSTLKAIYDIHPIHAFRSVWATESEPCIAELLNVKTGSALSVLRSHVYDQLDKLMEVSIEYFPSPMCRFDFEVNVE; from the coding sequence ATGCAAGCCAGCTACATCGTTATCGACCGATCGCTTCCGGTGCCCCTGTACAAGCAGTTGGAGGATTCCGTTACGCGAGCAATTGGGTCAGGAATCTTGAAGGCGGGCGATAAACTACCGACTGAAGATGACCTTGATGAAACGTTCAATCTGTCACGTCCAGTGGTACGGCAGGCGTATGGTTCACTTGTGAGCGCTGGACTGATTGTTCGAGAGCGCGCCCGCGGCAGTTTTGTAAAAGCTCAAAACTACGGAATGTTTGCCAACAAAATCTTGAGCTTCTCTCAGGAGATGCTGCTCCTCGGTCATGCACCCGCGACACGAGTGCTTGAATTCTCACGAGCACCTCTTCCTAGCGACGTGGCTGGCGATCGCTGCGCCTCAGGAGGAACATGGTTCTTTCTCGAACGGGTCCGTTACACGGATGGCAATCCTTCGGTATATCTGCGTACATGGATCCCTAGCGAACGTTTTCCCGACATCGAAAACCACGACTTCTCAGTTGAATCACTCTATTCAACACTCAAAGCAATCTACGATATTCATCCCATCCATGCATTCCGCTCAGTCTGGGCGACTGAGTCAGAGCCGTGCATAGCGGAATTGCTCAACGTCAAGACTGGATCTGCATTATCTGTGCTACGAAGCCATGTTTATGATCAACTCGATAAACTCATGGAAGTCAGCATCGAATACTTCCCTTCTCCGATGTGCCGATTCGATTTCGAGGTCAATGTAGAATAA
- a CDS encoding SIS domain-containing protein, whose product MMTTGQIKQTVLGNIRSQPEVLSGVFADQTSFTHPFSAEINEGNIRKIIFFGSGTSYNAAHIAAYYFKHIVGIAAEACYPTVFEHYEKPDWTGSIANDHILFVGISQSGTSVSTCRVMQYGRKLGCRTLAITNDMKSAITNCAETTIPLLVGDELTPPETKGYTVTILTAYLCAIETAKANGTLKPHEYDGMVQQAQLLISDFSRIIDAGENWYDRNKASIVNSDRIYVLGYGIDYGSMLEGMLKIGEMLRIPTIGYELEEFAHGPVMALRDNQTIVMIGSDEPEFERMIHFRSVFKQYTPRVHVLTCKNIEADNRDLIFSPATSTYLGPLVYTVPFQFVAAGGARDIFIDTNINPFKESLGHYEKMSQKKRGHLD is encoded by the coding sequence ATGATGACAACCGGTCAGATCAAACAGACTGTTCTTGGCAACATCAGGAGTCAACCAGAAGTGCTCTCCGGCGTGTTCGCCGATCAGACGAGTTTTACCCACCCCTTCTCAGCAGAAATCAATGAAGGCAACATTAGGAAAATCATTTTTTTCGGATCCGGCACATCCTACAACGCCGCACACATCGCTGCCTATTATTTCAAGCATATCGTCGGAATCGCCGCTGAAGCCTGCTACCCCACTGTTTTTGAGCATTATGAAAAACCTGATTGGACGGGCTCCATTGCGAACGATCATATCTTATTTGTCGGTATCAGCCAATCAGGAACATCAGTTTCCACGTGCAGAGTTATGCAGTACGGACGTAAACTCGGTTGTCGCACGCTTGCGATTACAAACGATATGAAAAGCGCTATCACAAACTGTGCGGAAACAACGATACCGTTGCTTGTGGGCGATGAATTAACGCCACCTGAAACGAAAGGTTATACCGTCACCATCCTGACGGCCTATTTATGCGCAATTGAAACCGCCAAGGCGAACGGCACTCTCAAGCCACATGAATACGATGGCATGGTCCAACAAGCTCAGCTGCTTATTAGTGATTTTTCTCGGATAATCGACGCTGGAGAGAATTGGTACGACCGAAATAAAGCATCAATCGTGAACAGTGACAGAATCTATGTGCTGGGGTACGGTATCGATTACGGATCGATGCTTGAAGGGATGCTTAAGATTGGCGAAATGTTGCGAATTCCCACTATTGGGTATGAGCTCGAGGAATTCGCCCATGGGCCAGTTATGGCACTACGTGACAACCAGACCATCGTCATGATCGGCTCAGATGAGCCAGAATTCGAACGAATGATTCATTTCCGGTCTGTTTTCAAGCAGTATACTCCGCGTGTTCATGTGCTGACCTGTAAAAATATCGAAGCTGACAATCGTGACCTTATCTTCTCGCCAGCTACAAGCACGTACTTGGGACCACTCGTCTACACAGTGCCATTCCAGTTTGTCGCCGCGGGCGGTGCGCGTGACATTTTTATAGATACGAATATCAATCCATTTAAAGAGTCACTTGGCCATTATGAAAAAATGAGTCAAAAAAAGAGGGGGCACCTTGATTGA